Part of the Sorghum bicolor cultivar BTx623 chromosome 1, Sorghum_bicolor_NCBIv3, whole genome shotgun sequence genome, ggggtttatacccccacaaggctattcacctcccctctagccatattaggacctttcaagtagtATTAGAGTCATGGTCACCGTTTTGTAAAGGCTTAACAAActtggtgctcaaattatggctcaaatagtgttcaaccatgttgggggcaaaccaccgttctttgatgacacaagttcctttgactattggaagagaaaaatgaaaatgtatattagatcaataaatgatagagtgtgggaagtcaccaaaaatgactttgtgattcttgatcccaccaactctaccgacaatgagagagtcaACAAATAATGCaacactatggctctcaacacaatatacaatggcattgattcaaagatgTTTGagtaagtcaaagatcttgagaagactAGTGAAGTATGGACAAGGCTTGAATAAACATAtaagggcactacaacggtaaagaGTGCCAAGttatacatgctcaaggacaaactatctaacttcaagatgaaggatgatgagtcaatctcaaagatgttctataggctccaagtcatcatcaattatCTCAGggagccttggtgagaaagtaaaggatgaggacttcattcacaagttcttgatgtgcttgcccaagaggttcaagacattgagaatcaTCATATTTCGAGGAGGATTGAAggttgtatctcccaatgaggtacttggagatgtcatgaccgaagataaaTACAATaacaatgatgatgataagattgtgaagaaggatgatgatcacaagaagaagaagagtgtaacATTCAAAGTTAGCTCTtcctccaagagcaagaacaagggcaaagccaagaaggaagaatcaagtaatgaggagtgctccaatgatgatgaagcactagcactctttgccacaagtttggcaagatgataaaGAAGAGAAGGACTATCATACAAGGAAGAGAAGAGATCATTCTAAGAACAAGgagtatgtgaggctatgctacaaatgCAAAAGCCTCAATCATGTTGTAGCGGAGTGTCCCTACAATAGTGAtaatgatgagcatgagaagaaaaacaacaagaagaagaaaatggtcttcaagaagaagaagaagggtggatcctatgttgtgcaatgggatagtgatgcttcttcagatgaagattcaagtgatgatgacaaggcatccaagaagaagaaggcgcttgctaGTATTGccatcaacaacaagccatTACTTTTCGACATTCctccatgcttcatggccaagggccacaaggtacaatatgataagagtgaaagtgaaaatgaaaatgaatatgataatgatagtgatgatgaaaatgaattctctaatgaacaactcatggacatgctagaacaagtcgattcacttattcattctaaaaaacaagaagtgcaaagaattggccaagaagttaaaatctCTTgaacaatcctttgatgagctcaatgctaatcatgagaggctaatgAATGCCCATGAAAAGCTTGGcaaagctcacaccaagcttcaAAAAGCTCACTCTttgttattagaagagaacaaggaaaagattGTTGTATCatatgatgtgggcacaacatgtgacttaattaaagaatcacccaacccacttattgttgttgccactaactcttcttgtaggtcttcatccaccataaccaactctacctctacttctagtgtcggtgtcacttgtgatacctcactaaaagttgagaatgagactctcaagagatatgtggatgagctcactcacgccctaggcaaagcctatggtggtgaggctcacttgctaaagtgcttgggtagccaaaggttttctctcaacaaagagagattaggctatacccctaagaaaggcaaggcggcctttgcaactcacaagtctagctttgtgaagagcaatggtcggttttgcaacaaatgcaagcaagttgggcacctagatcttaattgcaataaaataaacaagaacaagaaaattgctaatgtaccttacattttTTATTCTTGTTATGTGTTTACCAAAGGTgggaagggtgtgcatgctaagtttgttggtatatcaattgtgggtccaaagaagaaagccatttgggtaccaaagagcttattcACTAACCTTCAAGGACCTAAACAAGTATggatacctaagaaacattgatttgttttttaggtaaactataaagctggaggaaggcattggtgcttgatggtgggtgcacacaacacatgaccgatgatgcatcaatccaaatgatgacaatggtgttgatagtatcacatttgatgacaatggcaaaggcaaggtcaaagggctcggtaaaattgctatatatatcaaataacttgagcatttccaatttgTTACTAGTAGAAAGCTTGaatttcaacttgctatccgtagctcaactttgtgatcttggtttcaagtgcatatttggagttgataatGTAGAGATAGACCACGTGAATAAGTACAAACTAGAGTGAGACAAGGCCCACAGCCCAATAGGGGGCCGTGCGGGGAAGGGATCGCATGCGGCAAAGCGACACGAACGTTTGTCGCACGAAACAATTATcttccttttattttttttaattgtaAGAGATTAAAATGAACACATGCTAGCTAAGCTAACGGGAGTGAATGTTTGATTTGGTCTGGGCACCTGCAGCTTGTCAgtcacttgaaaaaaaaaaggaaatgatCATGGTTTCCGATCCTCCTACTAATATAATCCTAAATATAACAAGGGAGATGTGGTGGGGTTGCAAGCAGAGAAAAAGGGAGCAGCTGCCAGCCTGgcaaaggaggattagaggttATAAGATGAACGTCTCTCCTAAGACCCCGCCAAACTTCCATCTAAAATAACACCTCCTCTGTCCAGCAACAtcaccaaaaaaccaaaaaggaGAGGAGCGGATCCCTGGACGGAGGAGAGAATAGAAGAAACCCCACGGCCACCCCTTGCTGCCtatatttctctctctctcccttgcGGATTCCTGTGGCCACTGCCTAGTCTCGTCTCCTCCTGCCCTGATTCTTGATTTGGATGGTGATTGGTGAAGGAGAGAGAAATCAAGATGAGCCTCTTCGGGCTTGGGAGCAAGTATGGCCTCTGTCTATTTCTTGTTCTATTCCATTTTGATCCGATCCTCTGGTTAATTCTAGGCCAACTGCGTTAATATTTCTTTCTGCCTTCAGATCATCAtctcttctttttatttttcatctcGTTCTTTTGTTAGTTTTCTTCAGATTTTGTTTTGCATGCGGTAGGTGTGGAGGGCTCATTTATGATCATCTGAAAACAATCTGCAGAAAACAGAGGAAAAGTGGGAGATTAAATGGTTTTGACCTTGAGAACAATATTGCCTGCAAGTTCTCATGCATGGCTGCACTCTTgagtttttcttttaaaaaacatATCTTTATGTTTTTAAATGTTTGTTTACCGATTTGAATTGACGTACATTGTTATTTCCGATATTTCATCGATTATTCTGTTTGTGTATTCGCTTTTCCTTATTCATCAGTAGTTGTATGTATATCTGATTAGACGTTGTTTCAATGTGCTTTACTTATGAACAGGAATCAGAAGACGTTCAGGCCTAAGAAGAATGCACCCTCTGGCAATAAGGTCATTGGCGATCTGAAACTTTTTGGATGATAACTAGTCCACTTTTCATAATACTTTTCTTTGGGGCACTTTGTCCTTTTATTTCAGATCAAAATTATTCATAAACTCCTTTCCATTGTTTCaatttcaaaaagaaaaaatagtaAGTGCTGTGTCACATGAAAGTAGAGAATTGAACCATTGGAGTCACTCAAGAGTTATAAGACAATACAATATAGGAGAGGAGAAAATTGCAGATATAAGACACCAAACAACGTGCTTCGCAAATATAGGACTCCAATCGTCGTCTTCGTAAAAATAACCCTCCAAAcattgtcttcttgttttccatGACATTTAGTGTATTTCATCTCTTTTCTAatctaaatacatgtatttgtTTCCTAAAATGACTCTTTTGCCCTTTTGTTATTTACAGAGCGATTAGCTACGGGATTTCTTTCTCTTGTATCACAGGCTTGGCCGCCTGGCTCCCCTAGCTGGCTGGCTGGTCGGCTCCCTTAGTTGCCTGGCGGTCTTGGCTGGCTGCCGCCGCCGGTTGGCTGGGAGCCTGGGAGGCATATATTGAAATACACTggataatatataataaaaataaattaaaaatgaGGCATATACAATAACATATAATAGATAATATCATGAATTTAACACAAACAAGTATATCTCATAAATTCATGAATTTAGCATAAACGAGTACATTTCATAAATCTAGGAATTTACCACAAACAGGTACATCTCATAAATCCACAATTTTGTTTCAAAACAAGACCCAAGTCATATGTAATAACAAATGAGTTTACATCACATCATAGCTAAAAATATTCATTCAATATGTAGTTTCCTCTTTGGAGTCATCTTTTTTGGTGGAGCCGCCATAGTTATCCTCACAGGACTAGTGGTGTCAGTTTGCGAAGAGGTGCCCTCTCCTAACAACAATGCAAGCTTGCTGCACATAAATGAGATCACATAAATAAGGTATGACAATTAAATGCAtgaaaagaataaatataaGGTAAATATGTTAGTATTCATTACCTTCTAGTGACCCTTCCTGGACTATCTCGTAGAATTTCTTCTCTAGTTAGCCTCTGTGGCGTGCTAAGTTCTGCTGGAGCAGCTTTTGTAACATTTTTAGCAGGTTACCTACGCTTCCTACaatataataaataaattaagtATGGCATTTTTATTCCTGATCCTCGTGTCTCCCTCTCGACGCCGCCGTAACCCTCTTCTGGCaatacaatttgcatggaagggCTGAAAACATTTCTTTTCCCTTGTTGATATCTTTGATACAGGGTGTGCAGCTGAAGAAACATATTGATGCAACCTTAGGAAGCGGAAATTTGAGGGATGCGGTTCGACTGCCGCCAGGGGAGGATCTCAATGAGTGGCTGGCTGTTAATAGTAAGTTTTACATTAATTTGTATGTTCCAACGAAAAAGTGTACCAATCTAAGGATAATATGTACCATGTAACTGTTACATGTGTTGATCACATAGTTGTTGCTTCTTCACAGCTGTTGATTTCTTCAACCAGGTGAACATCCTGTATGGTACTCTAATGGAGTTCTGCACACCAGCTACATGCCCAACAATGTCAGCTGGACCAAAGTAAGATATATGCCGTCTTTGGGAGATATGTGGCCTCAAATTCAGAACTCCTAATTTGATTGATAAGAGTTTTCAAATGGTGCCAACCAAAATTTCAGATTTGAGTATAGATGGGCCGATGGGGTGCAGATCAAGAAACCAATAGAGGTTTCAGCACCGAAGTATGTTGAGTACTTGATGGATTGGATCGAAGCTCAGCTTGATGACGAATCcatcttccctcagaaacttgGTACTTTATCCTAGTAATTCTTGGGCTTTATTGCAGCAACAAGGGGTTAGGTCCTAGTGGATAAGATTTGGGCACGTAATGACAGTAGTACCGCAATGTCTGAATGAGTATTAAAATTAGCATTCTAGTTTTTATGTTACTATTTGCAATCCTCTACTAGAAGTTGCtagttgtagagtagaaatagtTGTTAGCTGCATATCATTGTGCCGTTATTAGTGAAGTAGAGTACTGGTAGCACTACGATGTTACTATGCATATAGTAGTTAACTGAATATACTACTTTTGCAGGAACCCCTTTTCCGCAAAATTTCAAGGAAGTTGTTAAGACAATATTCAAGCGTCTTTTCCGTGTTTATGCTCATATTTACCACTCGCATTTTCAAAAGATTGTCAGCCTTAAGGAGGAGGCACATCTTAACACTTGCTTCAAGCATTTTACATTGTTCACGTGGGTATGTTGCCTCTTGATTCTTCTTTATACTCTTACCTTAATGCGAGTATACCGTCTCTTGATGACTATTTTAGTGAACGATGTATTATTAGTTAGAAACTTCAAATTTTTcattatttgatgaaaacaaaAGAATTTAAAACTGATATGCAACTGCAAAATAGTTAGTGACAATTTTCATTGATTAGTGAGTGTGACATCATTACCATATTTTCTCTTGTTTTGTAATCTGAAGTTATACGTTAACTGAATGGGAGATCACTTAATTATAGTCTTTTTCTATTTCAATCGGTTATATTCTTTGTGCAGGAATTCAAGTTGATTGACAAGGCTGAGCTTGCACCACTTATTGATCTAATTGAATCCATTGTTTCAGTTTGTTGACATGACACCAATGATTATTTGGATCATTTTTTGGGGGTTGTGGGGGGCGGGGGGAATGGTTACAAGTGTCCAGTATGAGGGTGAGACTATAAGAATGGCCAAAAGTTATTTTTTCCTTTGTTAATATTTTGGGTGTCTTTCTCTACAATGAGACTTGATCGTCTTTGTCTTCTGAAGTCCTGAAGAAATTATTCAGGGCTTAATGAGATAATGTTGTGTATCCTTCTTCTCTTGAATGGCTCCATAAGTTCTGTTTGCAACAAGCATTAATTTCTCACTCCTAAAGGACAACACTATTTATCTATCCATGTAATATATTAGTCTTGTTTTATAGATACATCTCTACAAAGGAGTTAATATCTCTAAGAAAATGCATCTCAAGATGTACTTTTGGGATCATTTGAACACTTAGGTTTGTAGTACTATTGAATGTGACATACAATTCTATTTTTCttgtttttgttgttgcaaCAAGACAGATGTAATGAAGTCCAATGTAAGGACTAAAATTTGGAGTTTCATGAATGTTCGCCTAGAACTTTTGTGAAGTCCGGAAGAGTCAATTTTATGAAGCATTGACAACTACCCACCATATAAAGTGCCCAATCTTAGCCATCAGACTCACACAAAAGGGCTGATGCATTTTGGAATGAAAGAAAAAGGAAGGATTTTTTGCAATCGTTATTCCTTGCCTATGTCATATCATGAAAACCTTTTGATTTAGAATGCGAAGTGATGGCTAAGTGGACTAAAGAGGTTGATTATTAATCTATTGCACAATTCTTTTGTACCGAGGGTTCAAATTCCTCTCTagattctagttagtctactATGAAAAGCTTACTTAGGGTGAGGCAAGCTCTTCTATCCTGATTTATGGTTTGATAAGCAACTTTAAGTTTTGGATGAAAATCTTTACTATTATACCTAGCGAATTGAATGATGTATGTCattctaaaaacaaaaaaatggaaaagaacCGAGAAGTTGCGTTCTTTTTGGGTGTGAAGTAGTGTCAAACCAAAATACTCAATTTATTACACCTAAAAAATACTAAGGGGTTTCATCCTCTAAGCCTTCGTGCATACGCTCCCTAGGTACGGTTCCCTCCCTCCTGTTCCCTCCGGCTACGAGGCCGTATCGATCTCGACTTTACCGAAAAATATAATAGAACTAATATacatatgaaaacaaaaaatgCAGTCCGTCACCTGCGCCAACTCCACCATGATTCGTCGCTATGACCATCATCACACAAGTATGTtgtaaagttcagttcacactCTCTTTCTCTGCCAAGCAAAAATACGGTGATCACTCCATGATCTTTTGTAAATAAAGGCAAAGGATGCTAGATCAGTTGGTCTAGGCACTCCGGCGGCACCTCCTAGGTCCTGAGCTCGAATCTTAGTGGGAGTGAATTTTAGGCTAGGTTAAAAAAAATCCCCTCGCCTGTCCTCATACCAAAGCACTGGGGGAGCCCCGACCTAATTCCCACTTGGGCGATGGAAAGGCCACCGTGTATGGATGGGTGTGGGGGTTCGGGAGTTTTCTCGCCGGGTGAGAAGACACTGCTCCTAGGCAGGAGCATCAATCTTGTCCTCTGCTTGGGACACTGCTCCTAGGCAGGAGCATCACCTTCTGGGCTTATCTCTTGTACACCGTTTGGTATTCGTTCGTGAATACGCAcgcttgtatgttgtagcaaaTGTCAGGTCGGGAGTGGTTTGAGCGCTGACTTCTGTTGCTCAATCCTTTTCTAGGAAGGAGCACGCGGGCTCGAGGGTCTTGCGGTTTAAACAACTCCCGTACACAAGAGCGCTGACCTTCATGCCTCGAGTGGCCTTTCGACGGGACATTACGCCTGTTGCTACAGTGTCTGCACACACTTTTCTCTGAATTTGGCGGTAAAGCTGGGAAAAAGCAGGATTTGACGGGTGCACGACCCATCATCACATTCGTCGTGCCCGCAGTGTTAGGTGGGAACCTGTCAGTCACATTAAATGCTCTGAATCCTGTACTGGCAGTAGGCGGCGGGAGCGCGCCTTTGCGCTCGAGGCGGGTTGGTTCGCTCGACATTATCTCCGTAATCGAGGCTCGTCTAGGTTCGAGCTCTCTGATCGTTCGCTCGACCCTGTTTCTGTAACCAAGACTAGGCTCGATCATCGCGCGTGTCATGGGTCAAGTTAGAGCATCGATTAGCGTGCGCCTACGGTGGGGAGTGTCGAGTCTGACTCGTGGGTTAGTtttttatcctttgccgagGATATCTGTTTGGGTACCCCCTATTGACACCcacgacagtagcccccgagcccctacTCGAGCATTGGTGATCGAGTAGGGGTTTATTAACGATCGAATTTCCGTGGAGGGAGCGCGAGCGACCCCCAcgagggtagcccccgaggcctCGGAGGAGTCAGtggactccttcgagggctatATTAGCCTTGGGTCTGATTGTTCGACCTTCTTTCCGTTGAGGGGTGTTGAATCTTTGTGGAACCCCCAAGTCTCGTTCGCTAGTGGTTTTGTTCACGTCAGCTTACGTCTGCGGGTTCCTTTCATTTGGTTCGGGATGAGGAGCATGACGTACCCTCGATGGGGCGAGCGTCAATGTCCTCGATGAGCTGTTGTTGggaaatccaagtgagaacccatGCCTCGTTCGATGAGGGTTGGTTGTAGCCTGGGGGCGTTCTCGTTAAAGCGTTGACCAGTGCGGGTGAGGATATTGGTTCCGTTCGACCAggaccagcggctcgatgcctcccttcgtggGGATTCCTCATCTATTGACTAGTCTCGGCCTTGGATACTCCTAGTAGGATCTCGAGGATCTGCTTTCAAGCCTTGCCTCGTTTCGACCTCCTTCTGGGTGTCCCTAACTCGGGTACTCGAGAGTGACTGTCGAACCCTGTCGGCGGGCCACTCTGCATTCTCTCAAGGTTTTATCGACGGTTGGGGCTGGGCTTACCTTGTGGTGGAAGGAGTTGCTGCGGCAGTTTGTCTTCTTGCCTGTTGGGTGCGCCTTTTTAGGAGAGAGCCGTTGTAACGTCCTCCTGCCTGGGTGGAAACCGCAACGTCCTATTGCGGGGAAATcgggaccgttaggcggcgcattaaAGGGGGGCAATTACCGTGATTGTCGGATCTGCCCGTTACGACGTGTCTATATATTCGAGGGGCCGTCTCGTTGCTCCCCCTTCTGCCTTTTGTCGTTGCCTCTGTTGCCTTCCTTCCCACACTTTCCTGCGCACCAGAGGAGAACAGAACCAGCAAGAGAGGAAAAAAGAGGGATAGCCAAGGGAAAACTTTCCCTCCATCTTCTTCGTGCCGCAACCTTCACCGACCTGCTGGTGAAGCTGACCACcgacgacgactggcgcccgtcgatcgagacggagcgccggctgcggGATCTGGTGGGAGAGGGGCTCCTCCGTCCTGCTACCTCCGCGAcgcggccggagtggatcgtgcCGCCAGTGGAACATCGGGAGCTGAGTGTGCCGAAAGGTTATGTTGTATCCTTtatcaagttccaccgccactggCTCGAATCTCCCCTGAGCCGCTTCATGAGGGCGCTCCTCCACCACTACGGAGCTGAGCTCCAACACCTTTCCCCCAACGCCATTTCCAACGCGGCGATCTTCATCATGGTGTGTGAAGGCTACTTGGGGGTGATGACGCACtgggagttgtggcttcaccTCTTTCAGGGGGAGCTATTCCACGCTCCTAGCGGGACCGCCGGAGTGAGGAGACCGGTTCAGGCCtgttgcctcaacctggtgcagaagacggagCGCACGAACGAGCCTTGAGAGTACATCCCCACTGGGTTGACGTCAAATCACACCCAGTGGGACTCTCAGTGGTTTTATCTCTGAAACAACGACGAtctcttccccgcctacacCGGATGGCTCATCAAGGCGCGCACCAACAACTAGAATTACGGCATGATAAAAAACCACCATTCCCGGCTGCGTCCTCTCCTCGATGCCTTGAGGCGTCTGCGTGAGGAGGGTCTGACAGCGGCCCTCGTCCTTTCGGCGATCCATCATCGTCGGGTACTCCCGctgatgtctcgaccgctgaggatggatgagatgggcccaTGCGCTCCATCTCGAGATCTCGAGGCGTGTTGGATGTCGAAGGAGGTGCTTCCAGACGAGGAGGTGGCCGCTAGTCAGGGCGGCCATCTCCGGCGACTTTCAGGCCGAGAGCGTGAACTCGTTCCCTATGAAGTCTGACGAGGGTTACTTCGATCTTGTAAGCTTCTCGAGCTGCGGCCTCTCTAGCCTCGCTTTCCTTGTTAGGCTCTATCGTCTTTCGTCTGGTCTTTCTAAGACTCGGCCCTTTCTTTGCAGGGGGAGATCGACGCAAggtcctcgaggcccccggtgAAGGAGGACGAAGCCGATCGCGAGAAGAGGCGTTCTTCTGCCGAGAAGCACAAGACTGCGCTCGAtgcagaaaagaagaaagagaagaaaaagaatatCGACCGGCGGGGAATTGGTCTCCGAGGATCCCCGTACCCGAAACTAAATATAGGTAAGGAAGAAGAAGCATTGGACGAATCCACTAGAGGTCTGGAAGCTCGAGCTCGATCTATGGTCGGCGATGCAGCGTCGGCGGCGATTGATGGAGAGTGGAGACGGGGCAGGCAATCGGCGGCTCGTGGGCGGTGTGCCATGCACGGGCACGGACGCGCGCTGCTCGTTGGGCTTCGGCCcaatatcatcacgatgctaCTTCACGCTCCGCAATTTTTCTGGCACGACTTTTTGGCGCCGCGACTGCGTTTTGGTGCGAGACTACCAGAGAGAAGGGTGTGCGGCGGCGATGGAATTTCAGTTTGCTAACATTATAGTATGGTAGCACAAGAAatatttagaccttgtttagttcgcaaaaaaattatgtttagctattgtagcacttttgtttgtatttggtaactaTTGTCAACTATGAATTAACTggtctcaaaagatttgtctcacaaattagagGTAAacggtgcaattagttattttttatatatatttaatagttTATGTATgtatccaaagattcgatgtagcaGACAATCTTAAAAtaatttagaaactaaacaaggccttgcataCAAAACATCTTGAAGCACATTTGATTTACAGCGCGAACACCTTAAAGCACATTTTACAGCACGTGGTGGTTGGGAGGTAAATGTCAGCTTGGTGAGGAATAGTGTCGGTGATATCACACAAGGTGCGGTGGCTTTCTCGGCTCGTGCATGGTGATAGCCTGGCGGGAAAGGAGCGCCGACACCAACGATGCGCACCGCACCTCGTGAGGGCGGCACCGCCGGTTCGGCGCCGCGCAATTCGAGGACGAGAGTGTAGCTCCGCTCCGGTGACGTGCCTGACGATGATGGGGCCATTGCGCCGATTTGAGGAAACAAACGCAGGCACCAACTAAGCACGCACACCGCGTCTGCGCGAGGACGGCAGTGCCCAATCCGGTGTCACACCTAACGAGGACAGGAGCATCGTGGTGCTACGGTGACGCGTCTAGTGGTGGAGCCGCGCGGCCTTTTGTTTTGTGCCCTGGGGAACGACGAACGAGAAACGGGTGGTAGTCTATGCACTTTTTTTAATATTTACTCTCTTTATCCTAAAAAAAGTGAAGTTTTTTTACTTTGAGACATCATGtttgaccgttcgtcttattaaaaaattctataaattataaaataaataactaattattaaagtatatttaatgataaaataaatcataacaaaataaataatatttagatAAAAATTTGAATAAGATAGATAGTTAAATAAGATGTCTAAAAGTTAAAAAAGATATTTTTTTAAGAGCATCTCCGAGAGATGTTCTAAATATCTCCGTGATGCTCGGTTTAACTATTTTTGGATAAAAAAACTCTCCAACAGCCTCTCCATCCGACCATCCGGTTCTCTAATTTACCGTGTTCTGTATTCCGCTAGTTCCGCTCCGAATAAAAGACGAGCATTGCCCGCTCGCCATCCCggctctccacctcctccgcgcGCTCATCTCCCACATAGGATCACCTCTTATCCATGTGGGTAAGTTTACCCCCATTAAAGATTTCCTCAAACAGGTGGTAGGCATTTTATACGGATGATCAGAGTCTAGCGGCGATGATGAAGACGTAAACTAGCTCACAACTGAATCAGACTTCACTTTTTCATATAATAATATTCACTAAACTGCATCGACCAATTCTTGCTACTCGCGTTCCAGACCGAATTCATCGATTGCCTGCAAGGCGTTCAAGCAGCACTGAATCTTGGCATTGGAAGAATGGTGCTAGAAACCGATGCACTGATGGTGAAGCACGAGGAGGGCTAATCTAGACGGGAACTGATGAAACAAAAACTGcaactgacgaaactgaataaGAGGAGGGCGGCTAATCAGCTAATCAAATATCATCATCAACAGAGGAGGATTCAGAGGGCAATAGAAACACCTCGTTGTCATCCCAGCATCGATCAACAGGTTGCAGGCTGGCCGAAACACCAAGCTGACAGGCTGCTTCCAGCAGTTGCCGCAAGGAAGCCACCCACAGGCTCAACGTGGCCAAAATCCTCGGAGTCCGGTGGCCGCGAGCAGATGTGCTCACCGTGGAGGAGCTCCAGCGGCCAGGCTCCttgggcgcgcggaggagcaggGGATCTACAGCGCGGAGGAGCAGGGGATCTACAGCGCGAAGGAGCAGGGGATCGAGGAGCAGAGGATCTACAGCGCGGAGGAGCAGGGGATCTACAGCGCGAAGGAGCAGGGGATCTACAGCGCGAAGGAGCACGGGATCTCGGACTTGGAAGTGGAGGAGAGGCTCGTGCCTGGAGCAACAGCGGCGAGGCATGCCCGTGCAGCAAGGGACACCGAAGATGGCGCAGGGAGGGACACCGGGGCctgctgcttcttcttgtttcggTGGCCGCGTGTGGAAGCAAGGTGGAGCCAAGGCGTCACGCGTTGCAGGTACAGCATGTTAGATACTCCTAAGTGCTGGGTAGATTAGGAATGCACGTTTTTCCACTTCTTGCATGCGCGCAGACACCGGGCTGTGGTGATCGCGCGCTCAA contains:
- the LOC8067564 gene encoding MOB kinase activator-like 1A isoform X1; protein product: MSLFGLGSKNQKTFRPKKNAPSGNKGVQLKKHIDATLGSGNLRDAVRLPPGEDLNEWLAVNTVDFFNQVNILYGTLMEFCTPATCPTMSAGPKFEYRWADGVQIKKPIEVSAPKYVEYLMDWIEAQLDDESIFPQKLGTPFPQNFKEVVKTIFKRLFRVYAHIYHSHFQKIVSLKEEAHLNTCFKHFTLFTWEFKLIDKAELAPLIDLIESIVSVC
- the LOC8067564 gene encoding MOB kinase activator-like 1A isoform X2, translated to MRFDCRQGRISMSGWLLIVNILYGTLMEFCTPATCPTMSAGPKFEYRWADGVQIKKPIEVSAPKYVEYLMDWIEAQLDDESIFPQKLGTPFPQNFKEVVKTIFKRLFRVYAHIYHSHFQKIVSLKEEAHLNTCFKHFTLFTWEFKLIDKAELAPLIDLIESIVSVC